The following coding sequences lie in one Panicum virgatum strain AP13 chromosome 6N, P.virgatum_v5, whole genome shotgun sequence genomic window:
- the LOC120679568 gene encoding agmatine coumaroyltransferase-2-like: MTKITVQSSKAVKPDYGGGDTPATAFVPLTVFDLISFDDYMFGVHAFHPPSPPTAALEAGLARALAEYREWAGRLRADPATGRRGILLNDAGVQFVEAAAADGTTLASVMPLLQPTPEVRRLHPSAGGGGDDDGAGELMLVQVTRFACGSLVVGHAMHHAVGDGFAISRFLVAWGQATRGVAIDPVPVHDRTSFFVPRDPPRVEFQHRGAEFKKPRERKDDDARRSIDSGAGDEVLVRHVRFSREFISELKSRASAGAPRPYSTAQCLAAHLWRCVTRARGLGGGGGGGGGRVTALHLAVNGRARMPRVPEAYTGNLVLWAHPATTARDLLAGPLGRAAELVRAEAARVDDAYFRSFIDFASSGAVEEEGLVPPLADPEAAALGGDVAVYCLLRVPFYDVDFGGGRQFFYTPGYYPAEGVVYILPPSPLGDGSVEAHVSLFSRAMETFKACCFSIEHHEALQDQ; this comes from the coding sequence ATGACGAAGATCACCGTGCAGTCGTCCAAGGCCGTTAAACCCgactacggcggcggcgacactcCGGCCACCGCCTTCGTCCCGCTCACCGTGTTCGACCTCATCAGCTTCGACGACTACATGTTCGGCGTCCACGCCTTCCACCCGCCGTccccgcccaccgccgccctcGAGGCGGGGCTCGCCCGGGCGCTGGCCGAGTACCGCGAGTGGGCCGGCCGGCTGCGCGCGGaccccgccaccggccgccgcggcatCCTGCTCAACGACGCGGGCGTCCAGttcgtggaggcggcggcggccgacggcacCACGCTCGCGAGCGTCATGCCGCTGCTGCAGCCCACGCCCGAGGTCCGGCGCCTCCacccgagcgccggcggcggcggcgacgacgacggcgccggggAGCTGATGCTGGTCCAGGTGACGAGGTTCGCGTGCGGCTCCCTCGTCGTGGGCCACGCCATGCACCACGCCGTCGGCGACGGCTTCGCCATCAGCCGGTTCCTGGTCGCGTGGGGCCAGGCCACCCGCGGCGTCGCCATCGACCCCGTCCCGGTGCATGATCGGACGTCCTTCTTCGTGCCCCGCGACCCGCCGCGGGTCGAGTTCCAGCACCGCGGCGCCGAGTTCAAGAAGCCACGCGAGAGGAAAGACGACGACGCGCGCAGAAGCATCgacagcggcgccggcgacgaggtgtTGGTCCGGCACGTGCGCTTCAGCCGCGAGTTCATCTCCGAGCTCAAGTCCCGGGCGTCCGCTGGCGCGCCCCGACCCTACAGCACGGCGCAGTGCCTGGCGGCGCACCTCTGGCGGTGCGTGACCAGGGCgcggggcctcggcggcggcggcggcggcggcggcggccgcgtcaCGGCCCTGCACCTCGCCGTGAACGGACGGGCGCGGATGCCGCGGGTGCCGGAGGCGTACACGGGCAACCTCGTGCTCTGGGCGCACCCGGCCACCACGGCGCGGGACCTGCTGGCGGGGCccctcggccgcgccgccgagctcgtcCGCGCGGAGGCCGCCCGCGTCGACGACGCCTACTTCCGGTCGTTCATCGACTTCGCGAGCTCCGGggccgtggaggaggaggggctcgTGCCGCCGCTGGCCGACCCGGAGGCCGCGGCGCTGGGCGGCGACGTCGCGGTGTACTGCCTGCTGCGGGTCCCGTTCTACGACGTGGacttcggcggcggccggcagttCTTCTACACGCCGGGGTACTACCCGGCGGAGGGCGTCGTCTACATCCTGCCGCCGTCCCCGTTGGGCGACGGGAGCGTGGAAGCGCACGTGTCTCTCTTCAGCCGCGCCATGGAGACCTTCAAGGCCTGCTGCTTCTCGATTGAGCACCACGAAGCACTTCAGGATCAGTAA